A window of the Henckelia pumila isolate YLH828 chromosome 3, ASM3356847v2, whole genome shotgun sequence genome harbors these coding sequences:
- the LOC140890117 gene encoding uncharacterized protein, producing the protein MVRACISFCKFSVNVNGTPTGFFGSSRVLRQGDPLSPLLFILGAEYLSLVLDRLFLLNADLRFDRSSTLLFPAHHRVCRGTIALEIPWSSAFFRGNRKCSLFEPLLQSVRKNLEGWETRSLAPGSIMTLISSVLLSIPIYLYQVIQPPLAVLEKLELIFNAFL; encoded by the exons ATGGTGAGGGCTTGCATTTCGTTTTGCAAGTTCTCGGTTAATGTCAATGGTACCCCCACTGGTTTCTTTGGTTCTTCGAGGGTCTTGAGACAGGGAGACCCGTTATCTCCCCTCCTCTTCATTCTTGGGGCAGAGTATTTGTCCCTAGTTCTGGATCGGTTGTTCCTCCTGAATGCCGATTTGAG GTTCGACCGCTCGTCAACGCTCCTGTTTCCTGCGCATCACCGGGTTTGCAGAGGGACAATTGCCCTTGAGATACCTTGGAGCTCCGCTTTTTTCCGTGGGAACCGCAAGTGCTCTTTGTTTGAGCCTCTTCTGCAATCGGTCCGAAAAAATCTGGAGGGTTGGGAGACTCGCTCCCTGGCTCCTGGGAGTATAATGACCCTGATTAGTAGTGTGCTCCTCTCGATCCCGATATATCTCTATCAAGTGATTCAGCCACCCTTGGCTGTCTTGGAGAAGTTGGAGCTCATTTTTAATGCTTTTCTTTAG